The DNA region TCACGAACGACGGGCCGCCGCCGAAGGCGAACTGCAGGTTCTCGCCGACCGGGATCGCCCACATCGCCGCGAGGTGGAAGCCGTTCTCTTCGTGCTTCAGGCCGCCGATGCTCTGGTTGGCGGTGCGGGGCCGGTTGAGGAAGAGCGGGTGGGGCACACTCGCCGTCACGGCGGTGTCCATCGTGTCGCTGTTGCGCGTGAAGTTCAGCGCGAGGTGCAGGTTGCGCCACGCGCGGAAGCCACCGCCGATGTTCCAGAGGGCGCCGCCGCCGTATTCCTGGGCGCCGGCGATGGTGCCTTGCTCGCCGTAAATCGTGAACGTCGAAGTGTTGGTGAGGTTGTGCGACCCGCTCTGGGCGCCGCCTCCCACCTGGATGTACACCCGCTGTTCGACGGCAGACGACGAGGACTGGGCCGACGCCACCGCGGGCGACAGCAACAGCCCGAGGATCAAGAGGGCTCGTGTATTCATGGACAGGTATCGATCTCCCGCAAGGCAGGTCGGATTCGTGGGCGTCCGTTGTGTTGACGTGTGACGCGGGCCCGCGAGGGCGCCACGCCGAGGATGTCCGCCGGGAGTCGGACACTCGATTGTTGGTTAGCCGCTGAGCGTTGTCAACCTTCAGCGGGCCGTGCGGGAAGGATGGCCGGGGGCGGGCGCCCCCGGCCGGTGGTGCGTCAGAAGCGGCCGCGTCCGGTCCACCGTCCGATCGTGCCCGAGCGGAGGGTCACGTCGGTCTGGTCGATCCACGCCGGCGTCGGGTTGGAGCCGCAGTGGCCGCCCATGATGTCGATGATGTAGACGTTGGTCGTCCCCTCGTCGCGCTCGGAGCCCCAGTTGTAGTCGACGACGTCCTGCGACGGGTCGCTGGTGTTGCCGCGCTTGCCGTTGTAGCCCCAGCGCGTGTCGAACTGGCGCAATCGATCGACCACTCGGTCCATGAACTCCCAGGTGCCGCCGCTGCTCTGGCAGGAGTTGCGCAGCGCCGACGGGTACTGGCGCGCGACCTCCTCGACCACCCACGCCATGTTGGGCAGCGGCAGGCGCTGGCCGGGGGCGGGATTGGGCGTGCGGGCTCCACCGGGCGACGGGCTCGGCGACGGAGACGGAGACGGCGCCGGGGAAGGTGACGGGCTCGGGGACGGCGTCGGGCTCGGCGTGGGCGTCGGCGCCACGGGCGCCGCAGGCGTCCGGAAGGTCGCCACCGGCGACACCGGGCTGGTGCGCACGCCGTCGCTGGCGGTCACGCGCCAGAAGTAGACGGTGTTGTAGGCCAGCGGCGTGGTCGTGGCCGTCGTCGTGGTCCCGGAGGTCCGCGCCACCGTCAACACCGCCACCATGTTGGCGAATGCCTCGTCGGTCGCCAGCTCGAACCGATAGGAGACCGGGCTGGCCAGCGGGCCGGTCGCGGCGCCGTTGGCGACGGTGAGCGAGGCCACGTTGGAGGTCAGGGTCGTGCCTCCCGTCGGTCCGGCCGGGGTCGGTGTGCCGACCACGACGGCGTCCTGCAGGACGAACGTGGAGATGGCGGAGAAGTCACCGGTGTTGGCGCCGTCGAGTGCCCGGGCGCGCCAGTAGTAGCGGGCGCCGCCGGCTGGCAGCGTGACCGGCACGGTGTAGGTCGTGCGGCCGCCGGTGCCGGGCGTGACCTTGTCGGCGCTGTGGACCTTGTTCTGGAACGCCGTGTCGGTGGCGATCTCCACCTGCAGCCAGATGGGGCGCTCACCGCTCGTGGTGGCGTTCTCGATGAGGAGGGTCAGGGTGCTGCCGGCCGTCAACTCCTGGTTGTTGACCGGCTCGAGGGGCTTGGGGGCGGTGATCGTCACGCCGGCGATCGGGCCGGCCACCGTCGGGCTGAGCGGATTGCGGCTCTTGCTCGATTCACATCCCACGAGCGCGAGGCCGGCGGCCATCCACGTCGTGAGCATCAGGGTTCGGGTCGGTCTCATGAAGCGTCCTCGCTCGTTCGAAGGAGGACCGCCACGTCCGTGCGGCGGACTACACCTCCTCTTCAGGCATATCGGACGATGGCGGGGGCACCATCAGTCCTTCCTTGCGCAGCAGAAAAATCAGGCCGCCGGGGAGCGAGGCGAGGATGAGCAGGGCCGCGCCGGCGATCGACAGGGCGAGGCCGGCGTCCACCGGGTGGCCCAGCATGCGGAACAGGTAGGAAAAGACGGCTTCGCGCACGCCGAACCCGTTGATGGAGACCGGCGCGAGCTGGATCACCAGGCTGACCGGCACGATGACCATGGCGTCGCGGAGCGGCAGGTCGATGTGCAGGCCGCGGGCCACGCACACGTAGAACACCACGACCAACCCCTGGACCACGAGCGCGCCGCCGAACGCCTGCAGCAGGCTGGCCCGGTCGCCCCCCGCCTTGGCCAGCATTGTCTCGAGCCGGCCCAGCCGCTCGGTCACCCAGTCCTCCCGCAGGCGGGCGAGTGGGCGCAGGCCACGCGTGACCAGGGCCGGTTGCGACACCACGATGGCCGCCGCGAGGGCCCCGCCGATGAGCAGGATCCAGAGGTAGCCGGTACCTGGCAGCGCGTGACGGAGGAGCAAGGACCCGCACGCCGCCACGGCGAACAGCGCGATCAGGCCGAGGACGCGGTCGAGCAGCACGACGGCCGTCGCCACGGTCCGCGACCCGGCCGCGCCGGCCGTGTCGGCGATCCGCACGAAGTCGCCGCCGATGTTGCTGGGGAGGAAGTTGTTGAAGAAATTGGCCACCAGGCAGGAGAGCGTCAGCTGCCAGGTCGTCGCGTCCACGTGCTGGGTGACCAGCAGCCGCCGCCAGCGCCATCCGCTCACGAGCAGCAGCACGGCCTGCACGAGGAGGGCGAGCGCAATCCAGCCCGGTTCGACCTGCCGCAGCCGGGCGGCGACGGCGCCCACGTCGGTCTGGCGGAACAACACCGCCAGCAAGCCGACACTGATGCTGAGTTTGAGGGCGAAGGAGGACGCGCGACGCACGCCACCGGAGATGGGCGACATGGAGTGAGGCAGGCCGGGCCCCCGCTTCGGCGGCCCAAGGGGAGAGACGGTACCATGGCCCCGGGAGTGGGTCTAGGCGCAGGCGCGCGCGACCCTCCTGAGGGCCAGCCGGGCCGAGCGCCGCGACGACCGCGGCGGCCGCGGCAGGTCAGCCGCTGGTCTATACTTGAGAGCTTGGCCGCGCCGGATGCCCCCCGTCGGGGGTACCGCCGCGACCGGTCGCCTTCCTGGAACCGTGACGCCCCCAGCCACGCCGCTCCGAATCCTGATGCTCGCGCCGGAGCCGTTCTTCGAGCCGCGTGGCACGCCGTTCAGCGAGTACCACCGCATCAAGGCCCTGGTCGAGGACGGTCATCACGTCGACCTGGTCACCTATCCGGTCGGCCGCGACGTCGACCTGCCCAACCTCCGGATCATCAGGTGCTGGCGGCCGCCGTTCATCAGGAAGGTGGCCATCGGGCCGTCGTTCACCAAGATCGTGCTCGACGCCTGCCTCACGCTCACCATCCTGCGGGTCGCCTTCTTCGGCGGGCAGCGCTACGACGCCATCCACTCCCATGAGGAGATGGGCGTGCTCGGCGTGTGGCTCGGGCGCCGGCTCAAGGTGCCGCACCTGTACGACATGCACTCGAGCCTGCCGCAGCAGCTCAACAACTTCCGCTATTCGCGGTCGAAGGCGTTGCGGTGGGGGTTCGAGCGGGCCGAGGACTACATGGTCCGCGGCTCGCAGGTGGTGATCACCATCTGCCAGGAGTTGCAGGACACCGTGCACGAGATGGGCGTCGGCGACCGCGCCGTGCTCATCGAGAACGTGATGGGGGGCGACGTCGACCCGGCGCCGGGACCCGGCCGGGAGGCCGTACGGGCCCGGTGGGGCCTGTCTGCCAGCCAACCGGTGGCGTTGTACACCGGCACGTTCGAGCAGTACCAGGGACTCGACCTCCTGCTCGACGCGAGCGTCGCCCTCAAGGCGCGCGTCCCCGGCGCCGCCGTGCTCGTCGTCGGTGGCGCGCCCGAGCAGGTCGCGGCGCTCGAGGCGCGGGCCAGGGCGGTCGGCGCTCCGCTGGTCCTGACCGGCCAGCGGCCGCCCGCCGAGATCCCGCACTTCGTCGACGCCTGCGACGTCCTGGTGTCCCCACGGATCTCGGGCACCAACACGCCGCTGAAGATCTACTCGTACCTGCGATCGGGACGCCCCATCGTGGCCACCAACCTGCGCACCCACACGCAGGTGCTGTCGTCGGAGTCGGCCGTGCTCGTGGAGCCGACGGCCGCGTCGCTGGCCGACGGGCTCGCCCGGGTGCTCGCCGACCGGGCCGAGGCGGCGCGCGTCGCCGCCGGGGCGCAGCGCCTCGCCGACGAGCGCTACAGCCGCGAGTCGTACCTCACCCGGACGCGGCGCGCCTATGCGATGCTCCTGGCCTCGATGCGCGGTGCCGGGACGGTCCCGGTGACCGGTGCGCCGGCCGCGCCGGGACAGGAGCCGCGGTGACGGCGCTGGTCACCGGCGTCACGGGGTTCACCGGCGGGCATCTGGCCCGCCACCTGCGACATCGCGGCGTCGCGGTGCGGGGGTTCGTGCGCGCGAAGAGCCTTGCGCGGCCGGAGGTCGCGTCGCTGCGGGAGGCTGGCGTCGAGATCGTCGAGGGCGATCTCACCGATGCGGCGGCCGTCGCCGCGGCGTGTCGTGGGGTCGAGGTGGTCTACCACATCGCCGCCACGTACCGCGAAGCAGGCCAGCCCGACAGCGCGTATCGCGCCATCAACGTGCAGGGGGTGCAGCACGTGATCGACGGCGCGCGGCAGGCCGGCGCCCGCCGCGTGGTGCACTGCAGCACCGGCGGCGTCCACGGGCACGTGGCCAACCCGCCGGCCAACGAGGATGCGCCGTTCAACCCGGGCGACGTCTACCAGGAAACGAAGCTGGAAGGGGAGCGCCTGGCCACGCTCGAGGGCCGCAAGGGCGGCCTCGAGGTGGTCGTGGCGCGGCCGATCGGCATCTACGGACCCGGCGACCTGCGCTTCCTCAAGATGTTCCGTGGCATCTCGCGCCGCCGGTTCCCGGTGCTGGGGTCGGGCGAGGTCTTCTATCACCTCACCTACATCGACGATCTCTGTGAAGGATTCCGGTTGTGCGGCGAGGTGCCGGCGGCGGCTGGCCGCACGTACATCCTGGGCGGGCCGCGCTACACGACGATGAACGAGCTGGTGGCGATGATCGCCGCCGAACTGAAGGTGGCGCCGCTGCCGTTCCACCTGCCGGTGTGGCCGTTCTGGCTGGCCGGCGCGGCTTGCGAGGCCGTGTGCATCCCGTTGCGGGTGCAGCCGCCGCTGTACCGTCGGCGGGTGGACTTCTACACGAAGAGTCGCGCCTTCGACATCACGCGCGCCCGCACGGAGCTGGGCTTCGCCCCGGCCGTCGACCTGCCGGAGGGCATCCGGCGCACCATCGCGTGGTATCGCGCCCAGGGCCTGTTGTGAGCGAGAAGATTTCGGTGCTGCACGTGTGCGACCACCTCGGGTGGACCGGGTCGCGGATGCACGGCGTCAAGCGCCTGTTCGCCTGGACGCTGCCGCGCTTCGACGCCAGCCGCTTCGACGTGTCGTTGGTGAGCCTGCGCAAGAAGGACACCTCCGAGGACACCCTCGAGCAGTTCGGGATCGACGTCACGTACCTGCACAAGGGCAAGTTCGACCCCGCCACGCTCACCGCGCTCCTGAAGGTCATGGATCGCAAGGGCACGCAGGTGCTGCACCTGCACGGCTACGGCGCGACGACGTTCGGCCGCATCGCCGCGGCGATGCGCGGCACCGCGGTGCTGCTGCACGAGCACGCCAACCACACGACGACGCCGTGGTTCCAGCAGGTGGCCGACTCGCTCCTGGCCCCGTACACGGACCTGGCGATCGCGGTCTCGGCCTCGACCGCGGAGTTCACCGTGCGGGCCCGCAAGATCCCGGCCGAGAAGATGAAGGTCGTCTACCTCGGCGCGCCGCTCGACGAGTTCGGGCGCACGCGCAGTCCGCAGGAGATCGCGGCGGCACGCGCCGCGCTCGGCATCGCGCCGGGAACGTTTGCCGTCGGCACGGTCACGCGGCTGATGCCGGCCAAGGGCAACCGGTACCTGGTGGAGGCCGTCAGGCCGATCGTCGAGCAGATCCCCGAGGCGCACGTCTACATCGCCGGGGAAGGCGAGTTGCGCGACGAGCTCGAGGCGCAGGCGCGCAGTCTCGGCATCACCGATCGTCTGCACTTCCTCGGCTTCCAGCGCGACGTGGCGGCCGTGCTCTCGGCCTACGACCTGGTGGTGTTCCCGTCGCTGTGGGAAGGGACGCCGCTCACCTCGTTCGAGGCGCTGGCGATGGGCAAGCCGATCGTCTCGACAGATGCCGACGGGCTGCGCGACATCCTGCGTGACCAGGTCGACGCGGTCATCGTGCCCAAGGAGGACGGACGGGCCATCGCCGATGCGGTCGTCGCCCTCGAACGCGACCCGGCGCGGCGCGCCGCCCTCGGCGCCGAGGCGCAGCGCACCAGCCGCCGCTACGACATCGCGGCCTACGTTCGCAAGATGGAGCGCCTGTACGAGTTGATGGCGCGGGTGTCGAGGCCGACCAGGCGCCAGGGACTGTTGCGCGAGGACCTCTCGTTCCTCGACAGCGGACCGCCGTCGCCGGCAATCGGCGTCGGCGCCCCGGGGGGCCGGGCGTGAACGTGCCCCGGGCCGCCCGGCTCGGGCGCGTGTGGAGCGATCCCGGTGCCGTTGCGACGCTGATCCTCGGCGTGCTGCTGCTCGGCTTCGCGCTGACGGTCAAGTTCCCGGTCGTCGCCTTCGGATTCCAGAGCGACGAGGCGACCTACTACAGCATCGGCCACAGCCTGGCCAGCGACTGGGACCTGCAGTTCCAGCGCCGCGACCTGGTGCGGGTCTACCGCGAGTTTCCCAGCGGCCCGGAGGGCATCTTCCTCAAGCGCGGACGCAGCGTGCACCTCGAGTTGCAGGCACGTCCGCCGTTCGTGGCGTGGGTGAAGGGGCCCGACCCGCGCGTCGATCGCCTCTACTACGGCAAGTCGTTCATCTACCCGCTCTTCGCTGCGCCGTTCATCGCGCTGGCCGGCACCAACGGCTTCCTCGTGCTGCACGCGCTGCTGCTCACCGCGTGCTTCGGCGCGGTGTATGCGTTCGTCCGCGCCCGGTCGTCATCGGCCGCGGCGCTCGCCTACGCGGTGGCGTTCCTGTTTGCCTCGGCCGCGCCGGTCTACTTCGTGTGGCTCACGCCGGAGCTGTTCAACCTCGCGCTGGTGCTGCTCGGGCTCTTCTTCTGGGCCTACAAGGAAGTCGCGCCGACGGCCGTGCCGACCGGCACCTGGCTGGACGGCTGGGGACGCCTGCTGCGTGGTCCGTGGTCCGACGTCATCGCCTGCGCCCTGCTCGGCATCGCCACGTTCTCCAAGCCCCTCAACGTGCTGGCCGCGGCGCCGGTGCTGTGGCTCGCGCTGCTGCGCCGGCAGTGGTGGCGCGTCGCCCTCGTCAGCCTCGCCTTCGTGGCCGCGACCGGCGGCCTGTTCCTGGTCAACGGGATCAGCAGCGGCGACATGAACTACCAGGGGGGCGGCGCCGACCGGGCGACGTTCTACGGACGCTTCCCGTTCCAGTCGCCCGAAGCGACCTTCGGCACCACCGGCATCGTGCGGGCCACCGACGGGCTGCTCACCGACGTCATCTTCAACCGCGACGCGTTGACCACCGTGCTGCGGCACAACGTCGTGTACTTCCTGTTCGGGCGTCACACCGGGCTGGTGCCGTACTTCTTCCCGGGCATGCTGACGCTCGGGCTCTTCCTGCTCGCCGGCCGCGATCGACGCGAGCCGTTCCAGTGGTTGGTGCTCCTGGCGCTCGCCCTGGCGTCCGTGGCGTTGCTGATCTACATGCCCTTCACGTACTCGGGCGGCGGCGGGCCGATCGGCAACCGCTATTTCCTGGGCTACTACGCGCTGTTCCTCTTCCTCGTGCCGGCGGCCATCACCGTGCGCACCGCCGTCGCCGCGGCGCTGGTGGGCGGGCTGTTCACCGCGCAGTTGATCGCCAACCCGTTCTACACGTCGTTCAACCCCGCGACCCACCCCAAGTACGGCGCCTTCCGGTGGCTGCCGATCGAGCTCTCGCTCGTCAACGACATCCCGGTGAACGTGACGCCGTCGCGGGCCAAGCAGCCGCTGGCCGGCGACCCGCCCGTGCAGGCCTACTTCCTCGACGACAACGCCTACAACCGCGAGGGCGAGTGGTTCTGGGTGCGCGGCGAGTCGCGCGCCGACATCATCCTGCGGGCGCCTGCCCGGCCGCATCCCGACGGCGCCTTCACGTCGTTGGCCATCGACGCGCTCGAAATCGAGATCGCCACCGGCGCGGCGGCGCCCGTCGTGCGCATCGACACGGGCGCGGAGCGGGTGCAGGTGGCCCCGGGCGCCAGGAGCGGCCAGGTGGTGAAGGTCCGGATGCCCGAGGGGTTCCCGTACAAGGCGATCCCCGGGCAGCCGCTCAACCGCGTGTACGCGATCTCCATCTCGGCAAGCGAAGGCTTCATCCCGCTCTTCGACGAGGGCGTGAACGACCGACGCTTCCTCGGCGCGCGCATCCGGATTCGCCCGCTGTACCGCGACGATCGGTATCAGCCGCCGCCTGCGCCACCGCCGCCTGCGAGATGAGCGGCGGTGGGATGCCTCGGCCCTGCGACCTTCCTGCATTCGGCATCGCAGCATTCCCGGCATTACCATCGTCAGTGAGCTGATATGTCCTACGCTTCCTCGCTCGAATCCCGCATCGCCAAGGCCGTCGCTCGTGCGTCGATCGAGCACCGGCTCATCGAGCCGAACGACCGCGTGATGGTCGGCCTCTCGGGTGGCAAGGACAGCTGGGCCCTGCTGCAGATCCTCGACGTCATCCGCCGGCGGGCGCCGTTCCCGTTCTCCTTTGTCGCCGTCAACGTCGACTCGGGCTACAAGGACTTCAAGCACGACGTGATCCGGAAGACCTGCGAGGAGCGCGGCTGGGAGATTCGCATCGAGCACACCGAGATCGGCGAGGTCATGGACGACCTCCTCGAGGCCAACGCCACCCCGTGCTCGCTGTGCGCGCGGCTGCGCCGGGGCGTGCTGTACCGCATCGCCGACGAGGTCGGGGCGACCAAGATCGCGCTCGGCCATCACGCCGACGACTTCATCGAGACCCTGCTGCTGAACCTGTTCTTCGGCGGCGCGCTCAAGGCGATGCCGGCGCGGCTGGTGTCGGACAACGAGCGGCACGTGGTGATCCGCCCGCTCGTGTACGTGTCCGAACAGGACGCCCTCGACTACGCGCTCGCCTCGGAACTGCCGATCGTCGGCTGCTGCTGCCCGGCGTGCGGCGACCTCGGCCTGCAGCGGCAGCGCCTCAAGCGACTGATCGGCGACCTCGAGCGCGAGCATCCCGGGATCAAGGCGTCGATGCTGAAGGCCCTGCAGAACGTCCATCCACGTCACCTCCTCGATCGGCGGCTCAGCCCGCTGGACGCGATGGCGCGTGCCGGGCATGTCGATGCCGATGACGAGGGGCGTGCAAGTGCCTCGGTGCACCCGCTGCCGGTCGTCGGTCGCACCGGCCGCGCCGCGGCGCCGCGCGTCTCGTGAGGGCCGTCCTCCAGCGCGTCCGATCCGCGTCGGTCACGGTCGAGGGCCGGGTGACGGGCGAGATCGGGGCTGGCTTCCTGGTGCTGCTCGGGGTCGAGGTGGGCGACACCGCGGCCGACCTGGCCTACATCGTCGACAAGACCGCCGCGCTGCGCGTGTTCCCGGATGCCGACGGCCGGATGAACGTCGACATCCGGCAGGCCGGCGGGGCGTTGCTCGTGGTGTCGCAGTTCACCCTGGCCGGCGATTGCCGCAAGGGACGACGGCCGTCGTGGGACGGGGCCGCCAGGCCGGAGGAGGCCCGCGCGTGGTACGAGCGCGCGCTCGAGGCATGGCGGGCGCACGGGCTGCCCGTCGAGGCCGGGGTCTTCCAGGCCGACATGCAGGTCGCCCTCGTCAACGACGGCCCGGTCACGTTGCTCCTCGACAGCCGCAAGCAGTTCTGACACCCTGTGCCCGCGGCGATCCGCGTCCGGTGCCCGGTGCCGGCGAGCGGGACGCCCGACCCACGTGTTCGGCCGCCCGACTCCCGACTCCCGACTCCCCACTCCCGGCCCATGCACTTCTGGAAAGCCCACGCCTACGGCAACGACTTCCTCTACGCCACGTTTGCCGACGTCGTCAGCGACGACCTGCCCGAACTCGCACGACAGATGTGCGGCCGGACCACGGGCGTTGGCGCCGACGGACTGATCCTGTTCGAGGAGCGGCGCAGCGGCGCGCGGATGCGGTTGTACAACGCCGACGGGTCCATCGCGGAGGTCTCCGGCAACGGCGTCCGCGGGCTCGCCGCCCTGTTGGCCCGGCAGCAGGGCATCGCCCCCGGCAACACGCTGCTCATCGACACCGATGCCGGTCCCAAGCGGCTGGAACTGCTGTCGCGCGACGAACGTCATCGGCCGGTCTTCCGGGCAGCCATGGGCGCGCCCGAGCACCTGACGCGGCAGGAGATCGAGGTCGATGGCGACGCCCTCTCCCTCGTCACGCTCTGGATGGGCAATCCGCAGGCCGTCTGGCTGGTCGACGTCCTCGACACGCGCGAGATGCTCCGCATCGGCGCGGCCCTGCAGCGCCACCCGGCGTTTCCCGATGCCGTCAACCTCGAACTGGCCCACGTGGTGAGCCCGACGGAAGTCGAGATCCTCATCTACGAGCGCGGCGTCGGCCCCACGCACTCCTCGGGGACCGGCTCCTGCGCGGCCGCCGTGGCCGCGGCCGCCTACGGGGGCGCCGAGCGGCGCGTCGAGGTCGTGGCGCCGGGCGGCCGGCAACGGGTGGACTGGCGTGACGATGGGGTGTTCCTGACGGGGTGGGCGGAAGTGATCTGCGAAGGCACCTGGCTGGCGTGAGGACGTTGCACGAGGCAATCGGCGCCGTCGAGACCTACTCGCCGGCCGAGGAGGCCTTCAACAGACGCCGACGCACGTGGGGCCTGTTCCTCGGGCCAGTCGTCTTCGCCCTCGCCTGGGTCTCGCCGCTGCCGCTCGATACCGCGCCGCACCGGCTGGCGGCCATCCTCGCGATGGTGGTGGTCCTCTGGATTACCGAGGCCCTGCCGATGGCGGTGACGGCGGTCCTCGGCCCGGTGCTCGCCATCGTGTGCCAGGTGGCGCCCGCGCGGGCGGCGTTGGCCCCGTTTGCCGACCCCATCATCTTCCTGTTCATCGGCAGCTTCATCCTGGCCGAGGCCATGTTCGTGCACGGCCTCGACCGCCGCATCGCGTTCACCGCGCTGGCCTCGCCGTGGGTCGGTACCAGCGGCGCCCGCATCCTGGTGACCTACGGGCTGGTCGGCACGACGATCTCGATGTGG from Luteitalea sp. TBR-22 includes:
- the dtd gene encoding D-aminoacyl-tRNA deacylase; the encoded protein is MRAVLQRVRSASVTVEGRVTGEIGAGFLVLLGVEVGDTAADLAYIVDKTAALRVFPDADGRMNVDIRQAGGALLVVSQFTLAGDCRKGRRPSWDGAARPEEARAWYERALEAWRAHGLPVEAGVFQADMQVALVNDGPVTLLLDSRKQF
- a CDS encoding glycosyltransferase; this encodes MTPPATPLRILMLAPEPFFEPRGTPFSEYHRIKALVEDGHHVDLVTYPVGRDVDLPNLRIIRCWRPPFIRKVAIGPSFTKIVLDACLTLTILRVAFFGGQRYDAIHSHEEMGVLGVWLGRRLKVPHLYDMHSSLPQQLNNFRYSRSKALRWGFERAEDYMVRGSQVVITICQELQDTVHEMGVGDRAVLIENVMGGDVDPAPGPGREAVRARWGLSASQPVALYTGTFEQYQGLDLLLDASVALKARVPGAAVLVVGGAPEQVAALEARARAVGAPLVLTGQRPPAEIPHFVDACDVLVSPRISGTNTPLKIYSYLRSGRPIVATNLRTHTQVLSSESAVLVEPTAASLADGLARVLADRAEAARVAAGAQRLADERYSRESYLTRTRRAYAMLLASMRGAGTVPVTGAPAAPGQEPR
- a CDS encoding NAD(P)-dependent oxidoreductase; the protein is MTALVTGVTGFTGGHLARHLRHRGVAVRGFVRAKSLARPEVASLREAGVEIVEGDLTDAAAVAAACRGVEVVYHIAATYREAGQPDSAYRAINVQGVQHVIDGARQAGARRVVHCSTGGVHGHVANPPANEDAPFNPGDVYQETKLEGERLATLEGRKGGLEVVVARPIGIYGPGDLRFLKMFRGISRRRFPVLGSGEVFYHLTYIDDLCEGFRLCGEVPAAAGRTYILGGPRYTTMNELVAMIAAELKVAPLPFHLPVWPFWLAGAACEAVCIPLRVQPPLYRRRVDFYTKSRAFDITRARTELGFAPAVDLPEGIRRTIAWYRAQGLL
- a CDS encoding lysylphosphatidylglycerol synthase transmembrane domain-containing protein, with the translated sequence MSPISGGVRRASSFALKLSISVGLLAVLFRQTDVGAVAARLRQVEPGWIALALLVQAVLLLVSGWRWRRLLVTQHVDATTWQLTLSCLVANFFNNFLPSNIGGDFVRIADTAGAAGSRTVATAVVLLDRVLGLIALFAVAACGSLLLRHALPGTGYLWILLIGGALAAAIVVSQPALVTRGLRPLARLREDWVTERLGRLETMLAKAGGDRASLLQAFGGALVVQGLVVVFYVCVARGLHIDLPLRDAMVIVPVSLVIQLAPVSINGFGVREAVFSYLFRMLGHPVDAGLALSIAGAALLILASLPGGLIFLLRKEGLMVPPPSSDMPEEEV
- the dapF gene encoding diaminopimelate epimerase; amino-acid sequence: MHFWKAHAYGNDFLYATFADVVSDDLPELARQMCGRTTGVGADGLILFEERRSGARMRLYNADGSIAEVSGNGVRGLAALLARQQGIAPGNTLLIDTDAGPKRLELLSRDERHRPVFRAAMGAPEHLTRQEIEVDGDALSLVTLWMGNPQAVWLVDVLDTREMLRIGAALQRHPAFPDAVNLELAHVVSPTEVEILIYERGVGPTHSSGTGSCAAAVAAAAYGGAERRVEVVAPGGRQRVDWRDDGVFLTGWAEVICEGTWLA
- the ttcA gene encoding tRNA 2-thiocytidine(32) synthetase TtcA; this encodes MSYASSLESRIAKAVARASIEHRLIEPNDRVMVGLSGGKDSWALLQILDVIRRRAPFPFSFVAVNVDSGYKDFKHDVIRKTCEERGWEIRIEHTEIGEVMDDLLEANATPCSLCARLRRGVLYRIADEVGATKIALGHHADDFIETLLLNLFFGGALKAMPARLVSDNERHVVIRPLVYVSEQDALDYALASELPIVGCCCPACGDLGLQRQRLKRLIGDLEREHPGIKASMLKALQNVHPRHLLDRRLSPLDAMARAGHVDADDEGRASASVHPLPVVGRTGRAAAPRVS
- a CDS encoding glycosyltransferase family 4 protein; protein product: MSEKISVLHVCDHLGWTGSRMHGVKRLFAWTLPRFDASRFDVSLVSLRKKDTSEDTLEQFGIDVTYLHKGKFDPATLTALLKVMDRKGTQVLHLHGYGATTFGRIAAAMRGTAVLLHEHANHTTTPWFQQVADSLLAPYTDLAIAVSASTAEFTVRARKIPAEKMKVVYLGAPLDEFGRTRSPQEIAAARAALGIAPGTFAVGTVTRLMPAKGNRYLVEAVRPIVEQIPEAHVYIAGEGELRDELEAQARSLGITDRLHFLGFQRDVAAVLSAYDLVVFPSLWEGTPLTSFEALAMGKPIVSTDADGLRDILRDQVDAVIVPKEDGRAIADAVVALERDPARRAALGAEAQRTSRRYDIAAYVRKMERLYELMARVSRPTRRQGLLREDLSFLDSGPPSPAIGVGAPGGRA